A portion of the Sphaerochaeta pleomorpha str. Grapes genome contains these proteins:
- a CDS encoding IS1634 family transposase: MKNKKNGVTYLYHDQFYWNFEKQQTRHKRVCIGKIDTKTGKQVFNEKYMASKAKKSPVQEEPTFAIHPIGQILVLDHMAKSLKLEKVLKTSFGNANARKLLALAYYCTCETEPLGKAGKWLDHHGIGTELSQPGQIVEFLASIERASLERFFENWVKTMQISQQYIYVITSAASYSRHNPFLYYGNNRDRDALEQIHLAIACDKKSGIPLTYLPLAGNLRIAQDAETVLSKVGAYRHVPCSLVLNRILYTQTSIALLMEHGFDFMIGIPSRISWQNRLIEDFRKQLDTTEPFFDHRVETIRYTAYPSDDKQSTIHVFFDPFWRKEQERNLEGLLANCQTELIDNNLFEEHSQLYDRYFELRKNPGGSRKVARKVDPKHLFFLSNAGFWAIQTNCEDDSKTVLDQFGRRNQLENHFENLKNEIDCKLLQINDPQIFSVRLFIQFLALILSSNLDLSIQKDDRLASFASFHDVLDAMDSYFRVSLPESSRILYSAPTKMQTLLSESLHFVLPKGAE, translated from the coding sequence GTGAAAAACAAAAAAAATGGGGTTACCTATCTCTATCATGACCAGTTTTATTGGAATTTTGAAAAACAACAGACCAGACACAAACGAGTGTGCATCGGTAAGATCGACACAAAAACCGGCAAGCAGGTGTTCAATGAAAAATACATGGCATCCAAAGCGAAAAAGTCACCGGTCCAAGAAGAACCTACGTTTGCCATACACCCAATAGGACAGATTCTTGTATTGGATCATATGGCAAAAAGCCTGAAACTCGAAAAAGTCCTAAAGACTTCCTTCGGCAACGCAAACGCACGAAAACTCCTTGCCTTGGCTTATTATTGCACCTGTGAAACTGAGCCATTGGGCAAAGCCGGAAAATGGCTCGACCACCACGGGATTGGGACTGAGCTTTCACAGCCAGGCCAAATTGTCGAATTTCTTGCATCCATCGAAAGGGCTTCCCTGGAGCGATTTTTCGAGAATTGGGTTAAAACCATGCAGATATCGCAGCAGTATATCTATGTCATTACAAGCGCAGCATCCTACAGCAGGCACAACCCCTTCCTCTATTACGGCAACAATAGGGATCGCGATGCGCTTGAACAGATACACCTTGCAATAGCCTGCGATAAAAAATCAGGAATCCCCCTTACCTATCTTCCATTAGCGGGAAACCTCCGGATTGCTCAAGACGCAGAGACTGTTCTTTCCAAGGTAGGTGCTTACAGGCATGTTCCATGCTCGCTTGTCCTTAATCGTATTTTATATACCCAAACCAGCATTGCGCTGCTTATGGAACATGGATTTGATTTCATGATAGGGATCCCTTCCAGGATTTCTTGGCAAAATCGCCTGATCGAGGATTTTAGAAAGCAGCTTGACACCACAGAACCCTTTTTCGACCACCGTGTGGAAACCATTCGCTATACTGCATACCCCTCAGATGATAAGCAAAGCACTATCCATGTTTTCTTTGATCCTTTCTGGAGGAAGGAGCAGGAAAGAAACCTGGAAGGACTGCTTGCAAACTGTCAGACAGAATTAATTGACAACAATCTTTTCGAGGAACACAGCCAACTCTACGACCGGTATTTCGAACTACGTAAAAATCCTGGAGGGTCAAGAAAGGTTGCCAGAAAAGTTGACCCAAAGCACCTTTTCTTCCTTTCAAATGCTGGTTTCTGGGCTATACAAACAAATTGCGAGGATGATTCCAAAACGGTCTTGGATCAATTTGGCAGAAGGAACCAACTTGAGAATCATTTTGAAAATTTGAAAAATGAAATCGATTGCAAGCTTCTGCAGATTAACGACCCCCAAATATTCTCCGTTCGTCTTTTTATCCAATTCCTTGCATTAATTCTTTCGTCAAATCTTGATCTATCCATACAGAAAGATGATCGCCTTGCCTCTTTTGCATCTTTTCATGATGTTCTAGACGCGATGGACTCATATTTTAGGGTTTCTTTGCCGGAATCCTCAAGAATTCTCTATTCGGCACCTACGAAAATGCAGACACTCCTATCAGAGTCCTTGCATTTCGTCTTGCCTAAAGGCGCCGAATAA
- a CDS encoding amino acid ABC transporter permease has translation MSIFPWDLSIVPQKFFLFWEAASYTLEITFFGVLFGLLIGLLVALGRLSKNKALSSVCRSYIFLIRGTPLLVQLFIIYYGLTSLVTIAPIPSAIIALAIHNGAYIGEIFRGAIQSIHYGQLEAAKSIGMTHMKAMERIVLPQAFKRAVPSLGNQLIIALKDSSLASTIAVPELMLKGRQMGSSTFMYMEMFIIVGIWYLLMTSVLSFVMHKIEMKLKVSDRG, from the coding sequence ATGAGTATTTTCCCCTGGGACCTGAGCATTGTCCCCCAAAAATTCTTTTTGTTCTGGGAGGCTGCCTCCTACACGTTGGAGATAACTTTCTTTGGTGTGTTGTTTGGCCTCCTTATCGGTCTGCTGGTTGCCCTCGGGCGACTGTCAAAAAACAAAGCACTTTCATCCGTGTGCAGATCCTATATCTTCTTGATACGGGGAACCCCTTTACTGGTTCAATTGTTCATCATCTATTATGGATTGACCTCGCTGGTCACCATTGCCCCGATTCCTTCGGCAATCATAGCGTTGGCCATCCATAATGGAGCATACATAGGGGAGATTTTCCGTGGTGCTATCCAATCGATCCACTATGGGCAGCTAGAGGCTGCAAAGAGCATCGGAATGACACATATGAAGGCAATGGAAAGGATTGTACTTCCCCAGGCGTTCAAACGTGCTGTCCCTTCGCTAGGGAACCAGTTGATCATCGCTCTCAAGGATAGTTCTCTGGCCTCTACGATAGCGGTTCCGGAATTGATGCTCAAAGGAAGGCAGATGGGTTCCTCGACGTTTATGTACATGGAAATGTTTATAATCGTTGGAATCTGGTATTTGCTCATGACCAGCGTATTGTCGTTTGTCATGCATAAAATTGAGATGAAATTGAAGGTGAGTGACCGTGGCTGA
- a CDS encoding transporter substrate-binding domain-containing protein yields the protein MKNNWLFALVLLAIALFVSGCSKTETKGAAGALPLVVGMELAYPPFETKNAQDEPSGVSVDLAKDLGAYLNRPVTIVNTNWDGLIPSLQTGKVDVVISSMTITEQRAEVVDFSNPYAHSYLALLVNKEANITSVDDLNKEGVVVDVKKGTTGYVYAKKYLTNAQVNALSSENACVTEVVQGRSDAFIYDQLTIYRQNQANPKVTDAILIPFQDSENWGMAVKKGNTTLLNSINAFIEDYRKNGGFEKLTEKYLAEEKKTFDALDFPWFFTMEDK from the coding sequence ATGAAAAATAATTGGTTGTTCGCCTTGGTCCTTCTCGCTATCGCTCTATTTGTATCAGGATGTTCAAAGACTGAAACGAAGGGGGCTGCAGGTGCTCTTCCTTTGGTGGTTGGGATGGAATTGGCATACCCTCCCTTTGAAACGAAAAATGCCCAGGATGAGCCGTCTGGGGTAAGTGTAGACTTGGCCAAAGATCTTGGCGCTTATCTGAATCGTCCAGTGACAATTGTAAATACAAACTGGGACGGCCTTATTCCTTCTCTGCAGACTGGGAAAGTCGATGTAGTGATTTCTTCCATGACCATTACAGAGCAAAGGGCAGAGGTTGTTGATTTTTCCAATCCTTATGCCCATTCCTACCTTGCCTTGCTGGTAAATAAAGAAGCAAACATAACCTCAGTGGATGACTTGAATAAAGAAGGTGTTGTCGTTGATGTGAAAAAAGGAACTACCGGATATGTATATGCAAAGAAATACCTTACCAATGCCCAGGTAAATGCCCTTTCCTCAGAGAATGCCTGTGTGACTGAAGTAGTTCAAGGTAGGTCTGATGCTTTTATCTATGACCAGTTGACCATCTATAGACAAAACCAGGCAAACCCAAAGGTTACCGATGCAATTCTGATTCCGTTCCAGGATAGTGAGAATTGGGGAATGGCGGTAAAAAAAGGGAATACAACCCTGCTCAATTCAATTAATGCCTTTATCGAGGATTATCGAAAGAACGGGGGTTTTGAAAAACTCACTGAAAAATATCTTGCAGAAGAAAAAAAGACCTTTGATGCCTTGGATTTCCCTTGGTTCTTCACCATGGAGGATAAATGA
- a CDS encoding ABC transporter substrate-binding protein, whose translation MKITKKLGFVLVTVVLLGFFSNSLVFANGTKESPATIAFAGSGGYPPFNYMTDEGSVIGFDVDVAKEIAKRLGKEMEYKTTAWDGIIEGLRAKRYDAILGSMGITEAREKVVDFSIPYYYSGPQLIVRRDSTIKGVSDLKATSRVGLVTGTTFEEDAAKLGVVTKLYEDDNQTLMELINGRLDGVLTDRIVGLNAIGKLQGGEQLMLVGSVLRSEKMGIAFHDGDDALRTQVNAILVQMQEDGTLATISAKWFGGEDITHE comes from the coding sequence GTGAAAATCACAAAAAAACTGGGATTTGTATTGGTGACTGTCGTTTTGCTAGGGTTTTTTTCTAATTCCTTGGTCTTCGCAAATGGAACAAAGGAGTCGCCCGCTACTATAGCATTTGCTGGTTCCGGGGGGTATCCACCGTTTAATTATATGACCGACGAGGGAAGCGTCATCGGTTTTGATGTGGATGTTGCCAAGGAAATTGCAAAGAGGCTTGGCAAGGAAATGGAATATAAGACTACAGCCTGGGATGGCATTATCGAGGGGCTTCGAGCCAAGCGTTACGATGCAATCCTGGGAAGTATGGGAATTACAGAAGCTAGGGAGAAAGTCGTAGATTTTTCCATTCCCTATTATTACAGCGGCCCGCAGCTGATAGTCAGGCGTGACAGCACAATAAAGGGAGTTTCCGATTTGAAAGCTACCTCTCGTGTAGGGCTGGTTACAGGGACTACCTTTGAAGAGGATGCTGCAAAACTTGGGGTAGTGACAAAACTCTATGAAGATGACAATCAGACCTTGATGGAATTGATCAACGGACGGCTAGACGGGGTTTTGACTGACAGGATCGTTGGATTGAATGCAATAGGAAAACTTCAAGGTGGAGAACAGCTCATGCTGGTAGGTTCTGTACTCAGGTCAGAGAAAATGGGTATTGCCTTCCATGATGGTGATGATGCGCTACGCACGCAGGTGAATGCCATTTTGGTCCAGATGCAAGAAGATGGGACTCTGGCAACTATCAGTGCAAAATGGTTCGGTGGGGAAGATATTACCCATGAGTAA
- a CDS encoding amino acid ABC transporter permease — MNKGSSEGPSNLNKVLSLAIVCLILVGFVWLSVRAINLQLDFSTLLVYRQRLKQGFLMTILISLGSLVFSLLIGSITALGQKSTLLVFQYLCKAYVQLIRGTPLLVQIYFFYYIIGSAWGWDNRLLSGITILSLFEGAYISEIIRGGLESIDPQQYEIAKSIGLTTAKTYRLITFPILMARILPALAGQFASIIKDSSLLSVIAVIELTQSIQEISADNFRMFENYLFAGFLYFLLTFSVSMLSRMFERRYKHENGTEQHKQEL; from the coding sequence ATGAACAAAGGTTCATCTGAGGGGCCTTCCAATCTGAACAAGGTGTTGAGTTTGGCGATAGTGTGCTTGATCCTCGTCGGTTTTGTCTGGTTATCTGTCAGGGCCATTAACCTGCAATTGGATTTTTCCACTTTGCTTGTGTACCGCCAACGGTTAAAGCAAGGTTTTCTCATGACCATACTCATCTCATTGGGGAGTTTGGTTTTCAGTCTGCTCATTGGCTCGATTACTGCACTAGGCCAGAAATCAACCCTTTTGGTATTCCAATACCTTTGCAAGGCGTATGTACAATTGATCAGGGGCACACCTCTTCTGGTGCAGATATACTTCTTTTATTATATTATTGGTTCAGCCTGGGGTTGGGATAACCGGCTTTTGTCAGGAATAACCATTCTTTCCTTGTTTGAAGGGGCCTATATCTCGGAAATAATTAGGGGTGGCTTGGAAAGTATCGACCCACAGCAATATGAAATTGCCAAATCCATTGGACTTACAACAGCGAAAACCTATCGCCTCATCACTTTTCCTATTCTCATGGCAAGGATTCTGCCAGCCTTGGCAGGACAGTTTGCCTCGATTATCAAGGATTCTTCCTTGCTTTCGGTTATAGCTGTTATTGAACTGACCCAGTCAATACAAGAAATATCGGCCGATAATTTCAGGATGTTCGAGAATTACCTGTTTGCCGGTTTCCTCTATTTTTTGCTAACCTTCAGCGTTTCGATGCTTTCAAGGATGTTCGAAAGGAGGTACAAGCATGAGAATGGAACTGAACAGCATAAGCAAGAGCTTTAA
- a CDS encoding amino acid ABC transporter ATP-binding protein, with protein MAEKIQNKTDPVTGKTNEPILRIENLSKKYGELLVLKNLSLSVQKGEVVVIIGASGSGKSTLLRCVNFLEKTKKGKIYLEGKLIRNQEKQLTRYRQELGMVFQHFNLFPHMTVARNVMEGLVQVKKMPKDEARLEAEKLLDRVGLLDKADVYPAMLSGGQKQRVAIARALAMKPKIMLFDEPTSALDPELVGEVLSVMTQLAKEGMTMLVVTHEMWFASEVADRVIFMDGGIIVEEAPPKEMFSAPKEERTQEFLSQILHR; from the coding sequence GTGGCTGAGAAAATACAAAACAAAACGGACCCGGTAACAGGGAAAACCAATGAACCGATTCTCCGTATTGAAAACCTAAGCAAGAAGTATGGCGAGCTCCTTGTACTCAAAAATCTTTCGCTTTCCGTGCAAAAGGGTGAGGTGGTAGTAATCATCGGTGCCTCAGGAAGTGGAAAAAGTACCTTGCTTAGATGTGTGAACTTTCTTGAGAAGACCAAAAAGGGTAAAATCTATCTGGAAGGGAAATTGATCCGAAACCAGGAGAAACAGCTCACGCGATATCGGCAGGAACTGGGGATGGTCTTCCAGCATTTCAATCTGTTTCCGCATATGACTGTTGCCAGAAATGTAATGGAAGGCTTGGTGCAGGTAAAGAAGATGCCTAAGGATGAAGCCAGGTTGGAAGCTGAAAAACTACTGGACAGGGTAGGCCTGCTGGACAAAGCCGATGTATACCCTGCAATGCTTTCAGGCGGGCAGAAGCAAAGGGTGGCAATTGCAAGGGCTTTGGCCATGAAACCCAAAATAATGCTGTTTGATGAGCCAACCAGTGCGCTTGACCCCGAATTGGTAGGGGAAGTGCTTTCTGTAATGACCCAGCTGGCAAAGGAGGGCATGACTATGCTCGTCGTTACCCATGAAATGTGGTTTGCCAGTGAGGTAGCAGATAGGGTCATCTTCATGGATGGTGGAATTATTGTAGAAGAAGCTCCCCCAAAAGAGATGTTCTCAGCGCCCAAGGAAGAGCGGACCCAAGAATTTCTCAGCCAAATTTTGCATAGGTAG
- a CDS encoding GGDEF domain-containing protein gives MAKEIQNHASAIAILTAHIIDQDMDSYRKLSETEEYTEGNYDLAYYEAMNQLFRQLKNELGVDYIYTEKRTGNDSIAYLLDGEEPLSENFSPIGAEDYLADFERNAYDNKKQVSTDLVQSSGWGKFISAYAPIIDKRDGSLVGLAGVDFSAETFLHFTKKMAWIIFSSFTFLSIFLTTTAYYLIAKRFESLKIDYLTKLNSKQYFEKQINEEIRESRVKKSQFSLLMIDIDRFKLINDSYGHMVGDLVLKAVATTLQQGTRRSDVCSRIGGDEFTVILKDITSVNDAVSVAQTIQGKLINYPILDDKDLHFTISIGIAQWVPGLEASDIMKQADIALYKAKEQGKNCVVCFTEFA, from the coding sequence GTGGCTAAAGAAATACAAAACCATGCGAGCGCAATAGCTATCCTCACAGCCCATATTATCGACCAAGACATGGATTCTTACCGGAAACTCAGTGAAACGGAAGAGTACACTGAGGGTAATTACGATTTGGCATATTACGAGGCCATGAATCAATTGTTCAGACAATTGAAAAATGAGCTTGGCGTCGATTATATCTATACTGAAAAACGTACAGGCAATGATTCGATAGCCTATCTTCTTGATGGGGAAGAACCATTAAGTGAAAATTTCTCCCCGATCGGAGCAGAAGATTATCTAGCTGACTTTGAGCGCAATGCGTATGACAACAAAAAGCAAGTATCTACAGACCTTGTTCAGTCTTCAGGATGGGGAAAATTTATCTCGGCTTACGCACCCATCATAGACAAACGCGATGGATCACTTGTAGGGCTGGCAGGAGTAGATTTTTCTGCTGAAACCTTTTTACATTTTACCAAAAAAATGGCTTGGATTATTTTTTCCAGCTTTACCTTCCTCTCGATTTTTCTGACAACCACAGCATATTATTTGATCGCCAAACGTTTTGAATCATTAAAAATCGACTATCTGACAAAACTCAACAGTAAACAATACTTTGAGAAACAGATCAACGAAGAAATTCGTGAGTCAAGGGTCAAAAAATCACAGTTTTCGCTTTTGATGATAGATATTGACCGATTCAAACTCATTAATGATTCCTATGGCCATATGGTTGGCGATCTTGTACTGAAAGCTGTAGCAACCACTCTTCAGCAAGGGACCCGCAGAAGCGACGTCTGTTCCCGTATCGGAGGTGATGAATTTACGGTAATCCTCAAGGACATCACCTCGGTAAATGATGCAGTATCTGTTGCCCAGACAATTCAGGGCAAGCTCATAAACTACCCAATCCTCGACGATAAGGATTTGCATTTTACCATCAGTATCGGAATTGCCCAATGGGTGCCGGGACTTGAGGCAAGCGATATCATGAAACAGGCAGACATTGCGCTTTACAAGGCAAAAGAGCAAGGCAAAAACTGCGTAGTCTGTTTTACGGAATTCGCCTGA